Proteins encoded in a region of the Geoalkalibacter sp. genome:
- a CDS encoding PEP-CTERM sorting domain-containing protein produces the protein MKRFQLFLGTLVLVLGLSGAAWAIPMTHVDTVTFSSGNVLSGTGTFAWTHALPADFVVPPDVVTSADLVITARRAVGGNDIVSVVNFGQLGALIAGTGNSDANTTFDLDGLGVFSAGWAMGQPLQLSLAYVQGTGANNTLTMVSSVFTLNYERTGTGTDDPPVAPVPEPSTLLLLGAGLLGVVALRRRNK, from the coding sequence ATGAAGCGATTTCAATTATTTCTGGGCACGTTGGTTCTGGTTTTGGGTTTGAGCGGGGCGGCGTGGGCGATTCCCATGACGCACGTCGATACAGTGACTTTCAGCAGCGGCAACGTGTTGAGCGGAACAGGGACTTTTGCCTGGACCCACGCTCTGCCGGCGGATTTCGTGGTTCCTCCGGATGTGGTCACCAGCGCTGACTTAGTGATCACCGCGAGACGGGCCGTTGGCGGCAACGATATTGTTTCCGTGGTCAATTTCGGGCAACTTGGCGCGTTGATCGCCGGGACAGGCAATAGTGACGCGAACACAACCTTCGATCTTGATGGCTTGGGCGTATTTTCGGCGGGCTGGGCCATGGGGCAGCCCCTGCAGCTTTCCCTCGCCTATGTGCAGGGCACGGGAGCCAATAATACCCTGACCATGGTGTCCTCGGTTTTCACCCTCAACTACGAGCGGACGGGAACGGGTACCGATGATCCTCCGGTCGCCCCCGTGCCCGAGCCGTCCACCCTCTTGCTGTTGGGCGCCGGCCTGCTGGGTGTGGTTGCGCTGCGCCGGCGCAATAAGTAA
- a CDS encoding NapC/NirT family cytochrome c, translated as MKNLSPNALIILGVIALIVIVGVGWGAAKQTSKESFCVTCHAYEKVSWDHGKHPDIGCIACHTKGVIRDKTAGMRKVFLTLTDQVDPHRSNLPSYKDKINDNCIACHMTKEKLDLMPFFKERHDEYRKHSPTCMGCHEAGHVVKLRDLRRPEVLYKQ; from the coding sequence ATGAAGAACCTGAGCCCCAACGCACTGATCATCTTGGGCGTGATCGCCTTGATCGTCATTGTGGGCGTAGGCTGGGGAGCCGCCAAGCAGACCTCCAAGGAGAGTTTCTGCGTGACCTGCCACGCCTACGAGAAAGTTTCCTGGGATCACGGCAAGCATCCCGACATCGGCTGCATCGCCTGCCACACCAAGGGGGTGATCCGCGACAAGACCGCCGGCATGCGCAAGGTCTTTCTCACCCTGACCGACCAGGTGGACCCGCATCGCAGCAATCTGCCCAGCTACAAGGACAAGATCAACGACAACTGCATCGCCTGCCACATGACCAAGGAAAAACTCGATCTCATGCCCTTTTTCAAGGAGCGCCACGACGAGTACCGCAAGCATTCGCCGACCTGCATGGGCTGCCATGAGGCCGGCCATGTGGTCAAGCTGCGCGATCTGCGCCGTCCCGAGGTACTGTACAAGCAATAA
- the glgA gene encoding glycogen synthase GlgA, whose product MNPPLKVLIAASEAVPFAKTGGLADVAGVLPRHLAQLGCDVRLVLPRYYRIDKAKLSLTRLPGVLSVFMGVLGNQYGAVYEGRMPGCDVPVYFIEHEGYFGRDGLYEVNGEAYADNDLRFTFFSKACLELCRLLDFSPDLIHVHDWHTAVIPVLLNTVYSRDPHVGRAASLLTVHNLQHQGWAFKGLMDVLGIGWKHFNYLELEMNDQVNLLKGGLYHATRICTVSEGYAREIQTPEYGEGLDGVLRDCAWKLSGILNGVDYSEWNPETDPHLAANYSAADLRGKARCKKDLQKLFGLPARPKVPLIGLVSRLVKQKGIDVLAAAMPRILSLDLQFVLVGNGEPWSHFYFGDIAIAHPQKFACFIGYDDVRAHKVEAGADFFLMPSRFEPCGLNQMYSLRYGTPPIVRATGGLDDSVENFEPATRRGTGFKFGDLTPGALFDTIGWAVHTYYNDPKGMAALIQNGMAQRFSWEEAARRYLELYLRTVAPRVGW is encoded by the coding sequence ATGAATCCCCCACTCAAAGTTCTCATCGCCGCCTCCGAAGCCGTGCCCTTCGCCAAAACCGGCGGGCTCGCCGATGTCGCCGGGGTTTTGCCCCGCCACCTTGCGCAACTGGGTTGCGACGTGCGCCTGGTGCTGCCGCGCTATTACCGCATCGACAAGGCCAAGCTCTCTCTGACCCGCCTACCCGGGGTGCTGAGCGTCTTCATGGGCGTGCTGGGCAACCAGTACGGCGCCGTCTACGAAGGACGCATGCCGGGTTGCGACGTTCCGGTCTATTTCATCGAGCACGAAGGCTATTTCGGCCGCGACGGCCTCTACGAGGTCAACGGCGAGGCCTATGCCGACAACGACCTGCGCTTCACCTTCTTCTCCAAGGCGTGCCTGGAACTCTGCCGCCTGCTGGATTTTTCCCCCGATCTGATCCATGTGCATGACTGGCATACGGCCGTCATTCCCGTGCTGCTCAACACCGTCTATAGCCGCGACCCGCACGTGGGCCGCGCCGCCAGCCTGCTCACCGTGCACAACCTGCAGCATCAGGGCTGGGCCTTCAAGGGGCTGATGGATGTGCTGGGCATCGGCTGGAAGCATTTCAACTACCTGGAACTTGAAATGAACGACCAGGTCAATCTGCTCAAGGGCGGTCTCTATCACGCCACGCGGATCTGCACCGTGAGCGAGGGCTACGCGCGCGAGATTCAGACGCCCGAGTACGGCGAGGGACTCGACGGCGTGCTGCGCGACTGCGCCTGGAAGCTCTCGGGCATTCTCAACGGTGTCGATTACAGCGAATGGAATCCCGAAACCGATCCGCATCTGGCGGCCAATTACTCGGCGGCGGATCTTCGCGGCAAGGCCCGGTGCAAGAAGGATCTGCAGAAGCTCTTCGGCCTTCCCGCGCGTCCCAAGGTGCCACTCATCGGCCTGGTGTCGCGCCTGGTCAAGCAAAAGGGCATCGACGTGCTGGCCGCCGCCATGCCGCGCATCCTCTCCCTCGATCTGCAGTTCGTGCTGGTGGGCAACGGCGAGCCCTGGAGCCATTTTTACTTCGGCGACATCGCCATCGCCCATCCGCAAAAATTCGCCTGCTTCATCGGCTACGACGATGTTCGCGCCCACAAGGTCGAAGCGGGCGCCGATTTCTTTCTCATGCCCTCGCGCTTTGAGCCCTGCGGGCTCAACCAGATGTACAGCCTGCGCTACGGCACCCCGCCCATCGTGCGCGCCACCGGTGGCCTCGACGACAGCGTCGAGAACTTCGAGCCCGCTACCCGGCGCGGCACCGGCTTCAAGTTCGGCGATCTCACCCCCGGCGCGCTCTTTGACACCATCGGCTGGGCGGTGCATACCTACTACAACGATCCCAAGGGCATGGCCGCCCTGATTCAGAACGGCATGGCCCAGCGCTTCAGCTGGGAAGAGGCGGCGCGCCGTTATCTGGAGCTCTACCTGCGCACGGTGGCGCCGCGGGTGGGGTGGTGA